The proteins below come from a single Chryseobacterium nepalense genomic window:
- a CDS encoding SDR family oxidoreductase — translation MNLTNNTILITGGGSGIGLAIAKALSPDNTIIIVGRTKEKLEAAAKDLHNVHTIQADITNEKDIDRLVEEMKINFGGLNILINNAGSAYVYNVAKDGDAYSKAVTEFTTNYFAPIRLSEKFLPLLKQQSEAAIVNVSSIVAFVPGVYLPTYSDSKAALHSHTQSLRYELAKDTQVKVFELMPPLVNTDFSVEIGGRENGIPASDVANDLVKALQEDIYEIRVGNTGVLYDNFFAAAEGAFATFNKN, via the coding sequence ATGAACCTTACAAACAACACCATTTTAATTACCGGAGGAGGTTCCGGGATCGGATTAGCAATTGCAAAAGCATTGAGTCCTGACAATACCATTATTATCGTCGGCAGAACAAAAGAAAAATTAGAAGCCGCAGCGAAAGACCTGCATAATGTTCACACAATCCAGGCTGATATAACCAACGAAAAAGATATAGACCGTCTGGTGGAAGAAATGAAAATAAATTTTGGCGGGCTGAATATCTTAATTAACAACGCCGGCAGCGCCTATGTATACAATGTTGCAAAAGACGGGGACGCTTACAGTAAAGCGGTTACGGAGTTCACCACCAATTATTTTGCGCCCATCAGATTATCTGAAAAATTTCTTCCGCTACTAAAACAGCAAAGCGAAGCGGCTATTGTAAATGTTTCATCTATTGTGGCTTTTGTTCCCGGTGTTTATCTTCCAACATATTCAGATTCCAAAGCAGCGCTGCACTCTCATACCCAATCGTTGAGATATGAACTGGCAAAAGACACCCAAGTAAAAGTTTTCGAACTGATGCCGCCTTTGGTAAATACAGATTTTTCCGTAGAAATCGGTGGTCGGGAAAACGGAATTCCGGCTTCGGATGTTGCGAACGATCTGGTGAAAGCCCTTCAGGAAGATATTTATGAAATTCGTGTTGGAAATACAGGAGTGTTATACGATAACTTTTTTGCCGCTGCCGAAGGTGCTTTTGCCACTTTTAATAAGAATTAA
- a CDS encoding MAE_28990/MAE_18760 family HEPN-like nuclease: MPYNLIRTEVGSRFLEVNNLLSSIKSSEESILPPMLPPVENKIVKGLFYVLLYASIEYTFSKLTTHTLTIIKNNNIRYLDLNNKFYTVALASNLQSIKDCTPKAFLDKSADLFILLESTDVSSYSETFINQYLKNIWGKSFNQLTKTIGISPFVITPRELTIFDEIVENRNIVAHGRDFAQNIGSSPNYTDLKVKVDIVFDVLSRFIDHFENFYVTKEFIKPHMRTAY; this comes from the coding sequence ATGCCTTATAATTTAATTAGAACAGAGGTAGGCAGTAGATTTTTAGAAGTAAATAATTTATTAAGTAGTATAAAGTCTTCCGAAGAAAGTATACTTCCTCCTATGTTACCTCCAGTAGAGAATAAAATTGTCAAAGGATTATTTTATGTATTACTTTATGCAAGTATAGAATATACATTTAGTAAATTAACTACGCACACATTAACCATCATTAAAAATAATAATATCAGGTATCTTGATCTAAACAATAAATTTTATACTGTTGCATTAGCATCAAATCTCCAAAGTATAAAAGATTGTACTCCAAAGGCATTTTTAGATAAGTCTGCAGATTTGTTTATACTTCTTGAAAGTACAGATGTTTCTTCTTATAGCGAAACTTTTATAAACCAATATTTAAAGAATATTTGGGGAAAATCATTTAATCAATTGACTAAAACTATTGGAATAAGTCCTTTTGTAATTACTCCAAGAGAATTAACTATTTTTGATGAAATTGTTGAAAATCGAAATATTGTTGCTCATGGTAGAGATTTTGCTCAAAATATTGGTTCATCTCCAAATTATACTGATCTCAAAGTTAAGGTTGATATTGTTTTTGATGTTTTAAGTAGATTTATCGACCATTTTGAAAATTTTTATGTCACTAAAGAATTTATTAAACCACATATGAGAACAGCATATTGA
- a CDS encoding TetR/AcrR family transcriptional regulator, producing the protein MSKQNTEMAGRPKIFDEKEAIDKATEVFRNKGYDTASADELLNAMGIGKGSFYLAFKGGKQELYIRSLKQFAEEFSKKIISAIEHSDDQIQFIRRFFLVLADAENCDIDRGCYLGNALVQLSEKDEDIKKITAGLLKNLQKIFATVICKAQENGTLENSDDPEVLAWHLTNLWNGIHVTRRMEASHETLRSMIEMNLRILE; encoded by the coding sequence TTGTCTAAACAAAATACAGAAATGGCAGGAAGACCGAAAATATTCGACGAAAAAGAAGCGATAGATAAAGCAACAGAAGTCTTTAGAAATAAAGGCTACGATACTGCTTCCGCAGATGAGCTGCTAAATGCCATGGGAATCGGTAAAGGCAGTTTTTACCTTGCCTTCAAAGGGGGAAAGCAGGAACTTTATATTCGCTCATTAAAGCAATTCGCTGAAGAATTTAGTAAAAAAATTATTTCTGCAATTGAACATTCGGATGATCAGATCCAGTTTATCAGACGTTTTTTTTTGGTTCTGGCCGATGCTGAAAACTGTGATATAGACAGAGGCTGCTATCTTGGAAATGCACTGGTTCAGCTTTCTGAGAAAGACGAGGATATTAAAAAAATCACTGCAGGATTATTAAAAAATCTCCAGAAAATTTTTGCTACAGTCATTTGTAAAGCCCAAGAAAACGGAACGCTTGAGAACAGTGATGATCCTGAAGTTCTAGCATGGCATCTTACCAATCTCTGGAACGGAATTCATGTAACAAGACGCATGGAAGCCTCCCACGAAACACTCAGATCGATGATTGAAATGAATTTGAGAATCCTCGAATAA
- a CDS encoding DUF262 domain-containing protein, which translates to MTIQEQLDKNRRTVSFDNYDITVRQLYTMIVEHQIELQPEYQRHFIWDDTRQSQLIESIFLGIPVPNLFMATNLDSSWEVIDGLQRLTTIVNFVGDQNTRERINPISKKLKINNLDKLSSMNNYYFEQLPLSVQQMFFTRPIRVTVLNDKSDFNVRYDLFERLNTGGVTLHPQEIRNCVYLGEFKDFIIECSKNENFNHSVKMTESAERNGNREELVLKFFAYYEQRNIFDHSVKEFLNNYMERKTKRFENKIQLKDLFSSTFETIRDKLPNGIVRGNRINITPLVLFEAISIGVADVIISGHIANITTQKLNNLLNDDELKRLTTGATNSRNKLNGRIDYVKNYLID; encoded by the coding sequence ATGACAATTCAAGAACAATTAGACAAAAATAGAAGAACAGTTTCTTTTGATAATTATGATATAACTGTAAGGCAATTATATACTATGATTGTTGAACATCAAATTGAATTACAACCTGAATATCAAAGACATTTTATATGGGATGATACAAGACAATCACAATTAATTGAATCAATCTTCTTAGGTATACCAGTACCTAATTTATTTATGGCAACGAATCTAGACTCTAGTTGGGAGGTAATCGATGGATTGCAAAGACTTACAACAATAGTAAATTTTGTTGGAGATCAAAATACAAGAGAAAGAATTAATCCTATATCTAAAAAATTAAAAATTAATAATTTAGATAAATTGAGTTCAATGAATAATTATTATTTCGAACAGCTACCTCTTTCTGTCCAACAAATGTTTTTTACTAGGCCAATTCGAGTAACTGTTCTTAATGATAAAAGTGATTTTAATGTTCGATATGACCTATTTGAAAGGTTAAATACTGGCGGGGTGACATTACATCCACAAGAAATAAGAAATTGTGTCTATTTAGGTGAATTCAAAGATTTTATAATAGAATGTAGTAAAAATGAGAATTTTAATCATTCTGTTAAAATGACAGAATCAGCTGAAAGAAATGGAAACAGGGAAGAATTAGTTTTAAAATTCTTTGCTTATTATGAGCAAAGAAATATTTTCGATCATAGCGTTAAGGAATTTCTTAATAATTATATGGAAAGAAAAACCAAAAGGTTCGAAAATAAAATACAATTAAAAGACTTATTTTCTTCTACATTTGAAACTATAAGGGATAAGTTGCCTAATGGTATTGTTCGTGGTAATAGAATTAATATTACACCATTAGTTCTTTTTGAAGCCATTTCAATAGGTGTTGCTGATGTTATCATAAGTGGTCATATAGCAAATATTACAACTCAAAAATTGAATAATCTTTTAAATGATGATGAATTAAAGAGACTAACCACTGGGGCAACAAATTCTAGGAATAAATTAAATGGCAGGATTGATTATGTCAAAAACTATTTAATAGATTAA